The following are encoded together in the Vespa velutina chromosome 3, iVesVel2.1, whole genome shotgun sequence genome:
- the LOC124947454 gene encoding uncharacterized protein LOC124947454, whose translation MSAYLKRLSLKKSFSAILTKRSLLRIRTSKLKGRNLFRAAVRLVLEFIEWLTEEPVIEEIIDDITIKIRLTEKLIHKRVEKKALTLEDRSILLINPIERSSSEKTYIYELFKRLRIFRKYPEEHRELLATVCFYQYVPRDRVIVRQGHKALNLYFIIDGEVSLTRVVTDDLTGDTKEIDMGSMHQGDIFGEIALLHMIPRTATIVTKTSVDLILINLDDFNEILKDNLMNEWNVLQDALINFNYFKSWDEETIRECCILSKLKHFQANEVLLGDGKGMVNYVHFLLEGECRLIEHILVKKKPTTQEMRYELYDSKTISELKQNERSIDTGETTKQKKSKIDNKVDDDRIEVKTDISDTIIDYSQIMLSKKPDYNIDLERMSIITATLLDVVNEWHEITDVAEILMREPSVILRSYPKDVHTIFMQVCMFYRGACFGIGENMYNRRIVSVTPVRCFLIPRYWLMEHNQANIWHRVKLFMDSKFLSREELFKEFVKNRKWIQYKRKLVNDIIKKGRRSRNCATIYDVPYSIRITEEIDPKL comes from the exons ATGTCTGCATATTTAAAGAGATTATCTCTGAAAAAATCGTTCAGTGCgattttaacaaaaagatCGTTACTCCGTATCAGG acTAGTAAGTTAAAGGGCCGTAACTTGTTTCGTGCCGCAGTGAGATTAGTTCTCGAATTTATAGAATGGTTGACCGAGGAACCTGTGATTGAAGAAATTATCGACGacataacaattaaaattagatTGACTGAAAAATTGATTCACAAAAGAGTCGAAAAAAAAGCATTGACCTTGGAG GATCGTTCTATCTTGCTAATAAATCCAATTGAGAGATCATCGTCCGAGAAGacttatatttatgaattattcaaaagattacgaatatttcgaaaatatccgGAGGAACATAGAGAATTATTGGCGACTGTATGCTTTTATCAGTATGTACCACGAGACCGTGTAATCGTTCGTCAAGGTCACAAGGCTTTAAATCTTTACTTTATCATTGACGGGGAGGTCAGCCTGACGAGGGTCGTTACCGATGATCTTACGG gcGATACCAAGGAAATTGATATGGGTTCTATGCATCAGGGAGACATATTTGGTGAAATTGCTTTGTTACATATGATACCAAGAACAGCTACCATAGTCACTAAAA CCTCGGTAGATTTAATACTTATCAATCTCGatgatttcaatgaaatattaaaagataatttgatGAATGAATGGAATGTTTTGCAAGACGCTCTAATTAACTTTAATTACTTTAAATCTTGGGACGAAGAAACTATACGAGAATGTTGCATTTTGAGCAAGCTAAAACATTTCCAAGCCAACGAG GTATTGTTAGGTGACGGAAAAGGCATGGTCAATtatgtacattttttattgGAAGGTGAATGTCGTCTGATAGAACATATACTCGTTAAAAAGAAACCCACTACCCAAGAAATGCGATACGAATTATACGACTCGAAAACTATATcggaattaaaacaaaatgagagAAGTATTGACACCGGTGAAACtactaaacaaaaaaaatcaaaaatcgataataaagtg GACGATGATCGGATCGAAGTAAAGACTGACATAAGTGATACGATTATAGACTATAGCCAAATTATGTTATCCAAAAAACCAGATTACAATATTGATTTGGAACGTATGAGTATCATAACAGCCACGCTTCTAGATGTT GTGAATGAATGGCACGAGATAACGGACGTTGCGGAAATATTGATGCGAGAACCATCGGTTATATTGCGAAGTTATCCGAAAGACGTTCATACGATATTTATGCAAGTGTGCATGTTTTATAGGGGTGCCTGTTTTGGAATAG gtgaaaatatgtataatcgaAGAATCGTATCCGTAACTCCTGTACGATGTTTCCTTATTCCACGATATTGGCTAATGGAACATAATCAAGCAAACATTTGGCACAgagttaaattatttatggattcgaaatttttaagCAGAGAAGAATTGTTTAAAGAGTTCGtcaaaaatagaaa atgGATACAGTATAAAAGGAAATTAGTCAatgatatcattaaaaaaggTCGACGTTCTCGTAATTGTGCAACTATATATGATGTACCGTATTCTATTAGAATCACGGAAGAAATAGATCCGAAGTTATAA
- the LOC124947846 gene encoding homocysteine S-methyltransferase-like has product MCDIKILDGGISTQLALHVGDRIDGDPLWTARFLATNPEAVYKTHLDFLRVGSDIIETNTYQATIDGFMKYLGVTKDESTKLIYKAVECAKNAVETYLKEVKNDPNIPNPKPLIAGSCGPYGAALHDASEYTGHYGTHISSQIMKDWHRSRISILLDAGVDLLALETIPCKEEAKALIELLKEFPNAKAWLCFSCPNGKTLADGTDFQEIVMQCYKEALPGQLIGIGVNCVAPQYVSSLLKGINKENSTNFVPLVVYPNSGEKYTIAEGWKKEKEYYPLCQFVHEWLNFGVRYIGGCCRTEATDIKKIRTEVQTWLKTKNSTASSS; this is encoded by the coding sequence ATGtgcgatataaaaatattggatGGTGGTATCTCGACACAATTAGCGTTACACGTGGGTGACAGAATCGATGGTGATCCATTATGGACAGCACGTTTTCTAGCTACAAATCCGGAGGCTGTTTATAAAACGCACTTGGATTTTTTAAGAGTCGGTTCTGAtataatagaaacaaataCTTATCAAGCCACGATCGATGGATTCATGAAGTACTTGGGAGTTACTAAAGATGAAAGTactaaattaatttacaaagcTGTTGAGTGTGCTAAAAATGCTGTGGAAACTTATcttaaagaagtaaaaaatgatCCAAACATTCCCAATCCTAAACCATTAATTGCTGGATCCTGTGGACCATATGGTGCTGCATTACATGATGCTTCAGAGTACACTGGTCATTATGGAACTCATATATCTTCACAAATTATGAAAGATTGGCACAGATCACGTATCTCTATTTTATTAGATGCTGGTGTAGATTTATTGGCATTAGAAACTATACCTTGTAAAGAAGAAGCTAAAgcattaattgaattattgaaAGAATTCCCAAATGCAAAAGCATGGTTATGCTTTTCTTGTCCCAATGGTAAAACTTTAGCAGATGGTACAGACTTCCAAGAAATAGTTATGCAATGTTATAAAGAAGCTCTGCCTGGTCAATTAATTGGTATTGGCGTTAATTGTGTTGCTCCACAATATGTCTCTTCTTTATTGAAAGGtatcaataaagaaaattctacaAATTTTGTACCATTGGTAGTATATCCCAATAGCggagaaaaatatacaatagccgaaggatggaagaaagagaaagagtactaTCCTTTGTGTCAATTTGTTCATGAATGGTTGAATTTTGGAGTAAGATATATTGGTGGATGCTGTAGAACAGAGGCtacagatataaagaaaatacgcACAGAAGTACAAACTTGGCTGAAAACCAAAAATTCTACTGCTTCATCTTCATGA
- the LOC124947622 gene encoding leucine--tRNA ligase, cytoplasmic isoform X1: protein MVTPLTIKQTAERKGTFKVEYLQKIEKEVQAKWYTAKVYEEDAPLEPKSTSNDKFLATFPFPYMNGRLHLGHTFSLSKCEFAIRFNRLLGKKVLFPFGFHCTGMPIKACADKLKREMELYGYPPQFPEESIVIKEKVDDVVIKDKSKGKKSKAVAKAGSAKYQWQIMQTLGLDHEEIKKFADAAYWLDYFSPRAVEDLKAIGLHIDWRRTFITTDANPFFDSFVKWQFEHLKRRNKIKYGKRYTIYSPRDGQPCMDHDRSSGEGVGPQEYTLIKLKIQEPYPKSLESLSGKPVYLVAATLRPETMYGQTNCWAHPDMNYIAYNLKSGEVFISTERAARNMSYQGFFEEEGKIQILLKLTGQDILGVAVEASLTSYKTIYTLPMLTIKEDKGTGIVTSVPSDSPDDYAALVDLKKKQPFREKYGIKDEMVLPYDPIPILEIPEFGNLSAVTLYDKLKIQSQNDKIKLLEAKEMVYLKGFYDGVLLVGEYKGKKIQDVKKQIQQVLVNNGSAVIYYEPEKTIISRSNDECVVALCDQWYLDYGEENWKKETLEALKNLNVFHDEVRKNFIACLDWLHEYACSRTYGLGTKLPWDEKWLIESLSDSTIYMAYYTVAHLLQGETFKGEKPNVLGIKASQMTSEVWDYIFFNDAKLPETSIKKEALDRMRREFNYWYPVDLRVSGKDLVQNHLTFFLYNHTAIWPKQPELWPQGIRVNGHLLLNSSKMSKSEGNFLTLAEAVEKYSADGMRLCLADSGDSVEDANFVESTADAGILRLYTFIEWVKEVMASKNLYRHDQPNTFNDKVFESEMNLKIQETNENYSKMLYKEALRTGFFELQAARDKYLQLSILDGINWNLIIKYIELQIIMLSPICPHVSEHIWTLIGKEGSILDSRWPIAGNVDLILIKSSQYLMDAAHSFRILLKNYLIPKKVSKGANAVPPEKPNQGIIWVAKTYPPWQNIVLETMKEMYIKNGNKLPENKAIATELGNITELKKYMKRVMPFVQASKEKVESAGISALNLTFDFNEYDVLERNKKYLQNTLELSEIIIKYTDEAPEKTKEECCPGSPYINFVVKPSVLLSLMNPQKYVGLFSINLKIYENDAVSNLIKLILQEHKHIKDTASVQLYRYDDPNMGPRLKPNIDNILEGKTLIPSNALFIINVEKQSAEIKVGDNVYSIGNKLIYIVKHAEDK, encoded by the exons ATGGTGACCCCGCTTACTATTaag CAAACAGCAGAAAGAAAAGGTACCTTTAAGGTTGAATACCttcaaaaaattgaaaaggaagTACAAGCAAAATGGTATACTGCAAAAGTTTATGAAGAAGATGCACCGTTAGAACCTAAAAGTACatcaaatgataaatttttggCAACTTTTCCATTTCCTTATATGAATGGACGCCTTCATTTAGGACATACATTTTCTTTGTCAAAATGTGAA TTTGCAATACGTTTTAATCGTTTGTTAGGAAAAAAGgttctttttccatttggCTTTCACTGTACTGGTATGCCAATTAAAGCATGTgcagataaattaaaaagagaaatggaatTATATGGCTATCCACCACAATTTCCAGAAGAAAGTAttgtaattaaagaaaaagtagatgaTGTagttataaaagataaaagcaaagggaaaaag AGTAAGGCAGTTGCCAAAGCTGGATCTGCAAAATATCAATGGCAAATTATGCAAACTCTTGGACTAGAtcacgaagaaataaaaaaatttgcagATGCTGCATATTGGTTAGATTATTTTTCACCTCGTGCCGTGGAAGATCTCAAGGCAATTGGATTACAT atTGATTGGCGTCGCACATTTATTACAACTGATGCTAATCCCTTTTTTGACTCATTTGTAAAGTGGCAATTTGAACATCTAAaacgtagaaataaaataaaatatggaaaaagatatacaatttattctcCAAGAGATGGTCAACCATGCATGGACCATGATAGATCTTCTGGTGAAGGTGTTGGACCACAAGAATAtacattgataaaattaaaaattcaagagCCTTATCCAAAATCTCTTGA ATCACTTTCTGGAAAACCAGTTTATCTAGTAGCAGCAACCTTAAGACCAGAAACTATGTATGGTCAAACTAATTGCTGGGCACATCCAGATATGAATTACATTGCATATAATTTAAAGAGTGGTGAAGTGTTCATATCGACTGAAAGAGCAGCTCGAAATATGTCTTATCAAGGCTTTTTtgaggaggaaggaaaaatacaaattctcTTAAAATTAACTGGACAG GACATCTTAGGAGTAGCAGTAGAAGCATCTCTTACAtcttataaaacaatttatacatTACCCATGTTAACGATcaaagaagataaaggaacAGGAATAGTAACTTCGGTGCCTAGTGATTCTCCGGATGATTATGCTGCTTTagtagatttaaaaaagaaacaaccaTTCAGAGAAAAATATGGAATCAAGGATGAAATGGTGCTGCCTTATGATCCT ATACCGATTCTCGAAATCCCAGAATTTGGCAACTTATCTGCAGTGACtctatatgataaattaaaaatacagtctcaaaatgataaaattaaattattagaagCTAAGGAAATGGTATATCTCAAAGGTTTCTATGATGGTGTATTGTTAGTTGGTGAAtataagggaaagaaaattcagGATGTTAAAAAGCAGATTCAGCAAGTATTAGTTAATAACGGCAGTGCTGTCATTTATTATGAACCTGAAAAAACGATTATTTCAAGATCAAATGACGAATGTGTAGTCGCTTTGTGCGATCAATGGTATTTAGATTATGGTgaagaaaattggaaaaaggaaacactGGAAGCTTTGAAAAATCTAAATGTCTTTCATGACgaagttagaaaaaattttatagctTGTCTAGATTGGCTTCATGAGTATGCATGTTCTAGGACTTATGGTCTTG gaACTAAATTACCATGGGATGAAAAATGGTTGATAGAATCTCTCTCAGATTCAACTATTTATATGGCATATTATACAGTAGCTCATTTATTACAAGGGGAAACatttaaaggagaaaaaccAAATGTGCTAGGGATAAA agCTAGTCAAATGACATCAGAAGTCTGGGattatatcttctttaatGATGCAAAATTACCTGAAAcaagtattaaaaaagaagcatTAGATCGAATGCGAAGAGAATTTAATTACTGGTATCCTGTTGACCTAAGAGTTTCAGGAAAAGATTTGGTACAAAATCaccttactttctttctttataatcacACCGCAATATGGCCTAAACAACCAGAATTATGGCCTCAAGGAATACGAGTAAATGGTcatctattattaaattcatctaag atgTCAAAATCAGAAGGAAATTTCCTAACACTTGCAGAGGCTGTCGAGAAGTATTCAGCAGACGGAATGAGATTATGTTTGGCTGATTCTGGAGATTCAGTGGAAGATGCTAATTTTGTAGAGAGTACAGCTGATGCAGGAATACTtagattatatacatttattgaaTGGGTCAAGGAAGTAATGGCTTCAAAAAATCTATACAGACATGATCAACCAAATACATTCAATGATAAAGTCTTTGAAAG tgaAATGAATCTAAAGATAcaagaaacaaatgaaaattattcgaaaatgcTTTATAAAGAAGCATTGAGAACTGGCTTTTTTGAACTGCAAGCTGCCAGAGATAAGTACTTACAATTAAGTATATTAGATGGTATTAATTGgaatcttattattaaatacatagaactgcaaattattatgttatctCCAATATGTCCTCATGTATCAGAACATATATGGACTCTTATTGGTAAA gAAGGTAGCATACTAGACAGTCGATGGCCGATAGCCGGTAATGTCgatttaattcttataaaatctTCACAGTACTTAATGGATGCTGCCCATTCATTTAGAAttcttttaaagaattatCTAATACcaaaaaaagtttcaaaagGTGCAAATGCTGTGCCTCCAGAAAAGCCTAATCAAGGAATTATTTGGGTAGCCAAAACTTATCCTCCTTGGCAAAATATTGTACTCGAAACTAtgaaagaaatgtatata aaaaatggaaataaactACCAGAAAATAAAGCAATTGCTACAGAATTAGGAAACATAACtgagttaaaaaaatatatgaaaagagTAATGCCATTCGTGCAAGCTTCAAAGGAAAAGGTAGAATCTGCTGGTATAAGTGCTCTCAATCTAACTTTTGATTTCAATGAGTATGATGttcttgaaagaaataaaaagtatcttCAAAACACTTTAGag ctgagtgaaattattataaagtatacCGATGAAGCTcctgaaaaaacaaaagaagaatgcTGTCCTGGTTCtccttatataaattttgttgtaAAGCCTTCAGTCTTATTATCTCTTATGAATCCACAGAAATATGTTGGTTTATTTagcattaatttaaaaatttatgaaaatgacgcagtttctaatttaataaaacttattttaCAAGAgcataaacatataaaag aTACAGCTTCAGTTCAATTATATCGTTATGATGATCCAAATATGGGACCACGTTTGAAACCAAATATTGACAATATTTTAGAAGGAAAAACATTAATTCCAAGTAatgctttatttattattaatgtagaAAAACAATCTGCAGAAATTAAAGTTGGAGATAATGTATACTCTATTggaaacaaattaatatatattgtaaaacatgcagaagataaataa
- the LOC124947622 gene encoding leucine--tRNA ligase, cytoplasmic isoform X2, producing MPIKACADKLKREMELYGYPPQFPEESIVIKEKVDDVVIKDKSKGKKSKAVAKAGSAKYQWQIMQTLGLDHEEIKKFADAAYWLDYFSPRAVEDLKAIGLHIDWRRTFITTDANPFFDSFVKWQFEHLKRRNKIKYGKRYTIYSPRDGQPCMDHDRSSGEGVGPQEYTLIKLKIQEPYPKSLESLSGKPVYLVAATLRPETMYGQTNCWAHPDMNYIAYNLKSGEVFISTERAARNMSYQGFFEEEGKIQILLKLTGQDILGVAVEASLTSYKTIYTLPMLTIKEDKGTGIVTSVPSDSPDDYAALVDLKKKQPFREKYGIKDEMVLPYDPIPILEIPEFGNLSAVTLYDKLKIQSQNDKIKLLEAKEMVYLKGFYDGVLLVGEYKGKKIQDVKKQIQQVLVNNGSAVIYYEPEKTIISRSNDECVVALCDQWYLDYGEENWKKETLEALKNLNVFHDEVRKNFIACLDWLHEYACSRTYGLGTKLPWDEKWLIESLSDSTIYMAYYTVAHLLQGETFKGEKPNVLGIKASQMTSEVWDYIFFNDAKLPETSIKKEALDRMRREFNYWYPVDLRVSGKDLVQNHLTFFLYNHTAIWPKQPELWPQGIRVNGHLLLNSSKMSKSEGNFLTLAEAVEKYSADGMRLCLADSGDSVEDANFVESTADAGILRLYTFIEWVKEVMASKNLYRHDQPNTFNDKVFESEMNLKIQETNENYSKMLYKEALRTGFFELQAARDKYLQLSILDGINWNLIIKYIELQIIMLSPICPHVSEHIWTLIGKEGSILDSRWPIAGNVDLILIKSSQYLMDAAHSFRILLKNYLIPKKVSKGANAVPPEKPNQGIIWVAKTYPPWQNIVLETMKEMYIKNGNKLPENKAIATELGNITELKKYMKRVMPFVQASKEKVESAGISALNLTFDFNEYDVLERNKKYLQNTLELSEIIIKYTDEAPEKTKEECCPGSPYINFVVKPSVLLSLMNPQKYVGLFSINLKIYENDAVSNLIKLILQEHKHIKDTASVQLYRYDDPNMGPRLKPNIDNILEGKTLIPSNALFIINVEKQSAEIKVGDNVYSIGNKLIYIVKHAEDK from the exons ATGCCAATTAAAGCATGTgcagataaattaaaaagagaaatggaatTATATGGCTATCCACCACAATTTCCAGAAGAAAGTAttgtaattaaagaaaaagtagatgaTGTagttataaaagataaaagcaaagggaaaaag AGTAAGGCAGTTGCCAAAGCTGGATCTGCAAAATATCAATGGCAAATTATGCAAACTCTTGGACTAGAtcacgaagaaataaaaaaatttgcagATGCTGCATATTGGTTAGATTATTTTTCACCTCGTGCCGTGGAAGATCTCAAGGCAATTGGATTACAT atTGATTGGCGTCGCACATTTATTACAACTGATGCTAATCCCTTTTTTGACTCATTTGTAAAGTGGCAATTTGAACATCTAAaacgtagaaataaaataaaatatggaaaaagatatacaatttattctcCAAGAGATGGTCAACCATGCATGGACCATGATAGATCTTCTGGTGAAGGTGTTGGACCACAAGAATAtacattgataaaattaaaaattcaagagCCTTATCCAAAATCTCTTGA ATCACTTTCTGGAAAACCAGTTTATCTAGTAGCAGCAACCTTAAGACCAGAAACTATGTATGGTCAAACTAATTGCTGGGCACATCCAGATATGAATTACATTGCATATAATTTAAAGAGTGGTGAAGTGTTCATATCGACTGAAAGAGCAGCTCGAAATATGTCTTATCAAGGCTTTTTtgaggaggaaggaaaaatacaaattctcTTAAAATTAACTGGACAG GACATCTTAGGAGTAGCAGTAGAAGCATCTCTTACAtcttataaaacaatttatacatTACCCATGTTAACGATcaaagaagataaaggaacAGGAATAGTAACTTCGGTGCCTAGTGATTCTCCGGATGATTATGCTGCTTTagtagatttaaaaaagaaacaaccaTTCAGAGAAAAATATGGAATCAAGGATGAAATGGTGCTGCCTTATGATCCT ATACCGATTCTCGAAATCCCAGAATTTGGCAACTTATCTGCAGTGACtctatatgataaattaaaaatacagtctcaaaatgataaaattaaattattagaagCTAAGGAAATGGTATATCTCAAAGGTTTCTATGATGGTGTATTGTTAGTTGGTGAAtataagggaaagaaaattcagGATGTTAAAAAGCAGATTCAGCAAGTATTAGTTAATAACGGCAGTGCTGTCATTTATTATGAACCTGAAAAAACGATTATTTCAAGATCAAATGACGAATGTGTAGTCGCTTTGTGCGATCAATGGTATTTAGATTATGGTgaagaaaattggaaaaaggaaacactGGAAGCTTTGAAAAATCTAAATGTCTTTCATGACgaagttagaaaaaattttatagctTGTCTAGATTGGCTTCATGAGTATGCATGTTCTAGGACTTATGGTCTTG gaACTAAATTACCATGGGATGAAAAATGGTTGATAGAATCTCTCTCAGATTCAACTATTTATATGGCATATTATACAGTAGCTCATTTATTACAAGGGGAAACatttaaaggagaaaaaccAAATGTGCTAGGGATAAA agCTAGTCAAATGACATCAGAAGTCTGGGattatatcttctttaatGATGCAAAATTACCTGAAAcaagtattaaaaaagaagcatTAGATCGAATGCGAAGAGAATTTAATTACTGGTATCCTGTTGACCTAAGAGTTTCAGGAAAAGATTTGGTACAAAATCaccttactttctttctttataatcacACCGCAATATGGCCTAAACAACCAGAATTATGGCCTCAAGGAATACGAGTAAATGGTcatctattattaaattcatctaag atgTCAAAATCAGAAGGAAATTTCCTAACACTTGCAGAGGCTGTCGAGAAGTATTCAGCAGACGGAATGAGATTATGTTTGGCTGATTCTGGAGATTCAGTGGAAGATGCTAATTTTGTAGAGAGTACAGCTGATGCAGGAATACTtagattatatacatttattgaaTGGGTCAAGGAAGTAATGGCTTCAAAAAATCTATACAGACATGATCAACCAAATACATTCAATGATAAAGTCTTTGAAAG tgaAATGAATCTAAAGATAcaagaaacaaatgaaaattattcgaaaatgcTTTATAAAGAAGCATTGAGAACTGGCTTTTTTGAACTGCAAGCTGCCAGAGATAAGTACTTACAATTAAGTATATTAGATGGTATTAATTGgaatcttattattaaatacatagaactgcaaattattatgttatctCCAATATGTCCTCATGTATCAGAACATATATGGACTCTTATTGGTAAA gAAGGTAGCATACTAGACAGTCGATGGCCGATAGCCGGTAATGTCgatttaattcttataaaatctTCACAGTACTTAATGGATGCTGCCCATTCATTTAGAAttcttttaaagaattatCTAATACcaaaaaaagtttcaaaagGTGCAAATGCTGTGCCTCCAGAAAAGCCTAATCAAGGAATTATTTGGGTAGCCAAAACTTATCCTCCTTGGCAAAATATTGTACTCGAAACTAtgaaagaaatgtatata aaaaatggaaataaactACCAGAAAATAAAGCAATTGCTACAGAATTAGGAAACATAACtgagttaaaaaaatatatgaaaagagTAATGCCATTCGTGCAAGCTTCAAAGGAAAAGGTAGAATCTGCTGGTATAAGTGCTCTCAATCTAACTTTTGATTTCAATGAGTATGATGttcttgaaagaaataaaaagtatcttCAAAACACTTTAGag ctgagtgaaattattataaagtatacCGATGAAGCTcctgaaaaaacaaaagaagaatgcTGTCCTGGTTCtccttatataaattttgttgtaAAGCCTTCAGTCTTATTATCTCTTATGAATCCACAGAAATATGTTGGTTTATTTagcattaatttaaaaatttatgaaaatgacgcagtttctaatttaataaaacttattttaCAAGAgcataaacatataaaag aTACAGCTTCAGTTCAATTATATCGTTATGATGATCCAAATATGGGACCACGTTTGAAACCAAATATTGACAATATTTTAGAAGGAAAAACATTAATTCCAAGTAatgctttatttattattaatgtagaAAAACAATCTGCAGAAATTAAAGTTGGAGATAATGTATACTCTATTggaaacaaattaatatatattgtaaaacatgcagaagataaataa
- the LOC124947847 gene encoding proteasome maturation protein: MSFGLPSLIPKPTVADQFNLKDDTYGIPNPMVSGLAGTRQKIGYSHPLEASELNHKKNQESMNMVLLRNAQGLHAPLRLAMELKAAEKVGRLSFLPSSNIMRDVILGRDEEIGFEDILNTPEFREQMGQPHAVVEKSLGIL; this comes from the exons atg AGTTTTGGATTACCATCGTTAATACCTAAGCCTACAGTGGCTGACCAATTTAATCTTAAAGATGATACATATGGCATTCCAAATCCTATGGTTTCTGG ATTGGCAGGAACAAGGCAAAAAATTGGTTATTCGCACCCTTTAGAAGCTTCGGAATTAAAt CataagaaaaatcaagaatCCATGAATATGGTCTTATTACGTAATGCTCAAGGATTACATGCTCCATTGCGTCTTGCAATGGAATTAAAAGCTGCTGAGAAAGTTGGTAGACTCTCTTTTCTGCCATCATCAAATATTATGAGAGATGTTATTCTTGGTAGAGATGAAGAAATTGg atttgaggatatattaaatacaccTGAATTCAGAGAACAAATGGGACAACCGCACGCAGTAGTAGAAAAAAGTCTTGGAATTCTTTAA